Part of the Pseudobdellovibrionaceae bacterium genome is shown below.
TTGGTGTACGTCCGCGCCTCTGGGGGCAAATAGTTTTTGCCGTACAAACTCGTAATGCAATCGCGGGCCGCTTTAATCGCCTGGTCAGAAAGTGCGGTGGAATCTGTTCTCATGTAAGTGATAATACCGCGCTCGTAAAGCTTCTGCGCCACTTGCATGGTTTGCTTGGAGCTCATCCCCAATTTTCTGTTGGCCTCTTGTTGCAATGTGGATGTGATAAAAGGCGGTGCCGGCTTTCGCGATACAGGTCGCTCCTCGACAGAGGAAACCTTCCACTCTTTTTTATCAATGCTTTTATAGATTTCTTTGGCATCTGCCTCTTCAAGGTGAAGAACAGTGTCTTTGCGGTCGGCCAGTAGCTTACCCGTTTCGCTGTCAAAATCCTTGCCAGTTGCAATGCGCTTTTCCTTATAGCTAACAATCTTTGCATCAAACCCCACGGAACTTTTACTCAAAGCACCCACAAGATCCCAATACTCAGCTTTGTTAAAACGCAATCTCTCTTGCTCTCGTTCAGCAATCAGGCGCACCGCCACTGATTGAACTCGTCCAGCAGAAAGACCGTAGGCCACTTTTTTCCACAACAAAGGAGAAATTGTATACCCCACCAGACGATCCAGAATTCGGCGGGCTTCTTGCGCTCGGACCAAATCAAGATCCACTTCTCGCACATGTTTAACCGCGTCCTCGATGGCTTCTTTTGTGATCTCATGAAACACCATGCGCTTCACAGGAACCTTGGGCTTTAACACCTCAACTAAATGCCAACTGATACTCTCCCCTTCGCGGTCTTCGTCCGTTGCCAGAATCAGCTCGTCGGCATCTTTGAGTTTGTCTTTGAGATCTTTGACAATGCGTACTTTAGTTTTAGGAATACAATATACGGGCTCAAAACCCTCTTCCACATTCACGCCCAAGTTGGCCCAAGGTTGCTTTTTAAATTTCTCAGGAATATCTTTTGCCGATTGCGGCAAATCGCGAATATGACCCATACAGGACTCAACAATGAAGCCTTTGCCTAAAAATTTGCGGATTGTGCGGGCCTTTGTCGGTGACTCCACGATAACGAGCTTGGTTCCACCGCTGGTATTTTTTGCCATATTGTTATTCCATTCCTGTATTTGACTCGACGCCTCTATTACCACTATGGGCTTCACTGTAGTTTATGATAGAAACAAGGCATGAAGCCAATCACAAATTTCAAAAACCCTGGAATCAAAGTACTTTTTACTGATATCGACGACACGCTCACACACCAAGGTCGATTGCAAGCTGAGGCCTATGATGCCCTTTGGCAATTGCATAATGCGAACATTGCGGTGGTGCCGGTAACGGGTCGACCAGCGGGTTGGTGCGAACTCATTGCCCGCCAGTGGCCCGTAGCGGGCGTCATTGGCGAAAACGGTGGATTGTATTTCCGGTATCACGAAAAAAAGATGCACAGGCATTATGCATTTCCGGCCACCACACGTAAGGATCATCGAAGTCGCCTCGAACTCGTAAAGGCGGAAGTTTTGCAACAGGTGCCAGGTGCGGCATTGGCCTCTGATCAGTTTTGTCGCGAAATGG
Proteins encoded:
- a CDS encoding HAD-IIB family hydrolase; the protein is MKPITNFKNPGIKVLFTDIDDTLTHQGRLQAEAYDALWQLHNANIAVVPVTGRPAGWCELIARQWPVAGVIGENGGLYFRYHEKKMHRHYAFPATTRKDHRSRLELVKAEVLQQVPGAALASDQFCREMDLAIDYCEDVAPLDKGQVQKIVDIFTKHGATVKVSSIHVNGWFGDYDKLTMCKAFAETELQIRLDTQGSICAFVGDSPNDEPLFEYFENSFAVANVNRFVDDMSHLPKYVAKKEGGLGFAEIAKRMY